One Hordeum vulgare subsp. vulgare chromosome 4H, MorexV3_pseudomolecules_assembly, whole genome shotgun sequence DNA window includes the following coding sequences:
- the LOC123451211 gene encoding heavy metal-associated isoprenylated plant protein 23-like, with protein MGGTLRFLSDVLLGGNSHGRHNKKRRQFNTVELKVKIDCDGCELKIRNILANMKGVQSVEVNRKQHKVTVKGFVEPQRVLRRVQSTGKWVELWPYVPYTNPYMAPVYDKRAPAGHVRKVEGVMPVSTGQEERLATLFSEDNPNACSLM; from the exons ATGGGAGGCACCCTGCGGTTCCTGTCGGATGTGCTGCTAGGTGGGAACAGCCATGGGCGGCACAACAAGAAGCGGAGGCAGTTCAACACGGTGGAGCTCAAGGTGAAGATAGACTGCGACGGCTGCGAGCTCAAGATCCGGAACATCCTCGCCAACATGAAAG gtgttcagtcggtggaggTCAACCGGAAGCAGCACAAGGTGACGGTGAAGGGGTTCGTGGAGCCGCAGCGTGTGCTGAGGAGAGTCCAGTCCACGGGGAAGTGGGTCGAGCTCTGGCCGTACGTGCCTTACACGAACCCCTACATGGCGCCGGTGTACGACAAGCGGGCTCCCGCCGGCCACGTCCGCAAGGTGGAAGGGGTCATGCCGGTCTCCACCGGCCAGGAGGAGCGCCTCGCCACGCTCTTCAGCGAGGACAACCCAAACGCCTGCTCCCTCATGTAG